In a single window of the Terriglobales bacterium genome:
- a CDS encoding DUF1801 domain-containing protein → MSENKTQATQASVDRFLDSLPQARRADAKALVKLMRSVSRQRPRMWGPSIVGFGSCHYRYASGREGDMPLLCFSPRKTASVVYNMASAEKALLQKLGKHALSGSCLHIARLSDVDPKVLKTLLAKSLAKMRAQYGK, encoded by the coding sequence ATGTCGGAAAACAAGACCCAGGCCACCCAAGCCAGCGTGGACCGCTTCCTCGATTCGCTGCCCCAAGCTCGCCGTGCCGACGCCAAGGCGCTGGTCAAGCTCATGCGATCCGTGTCGCGCCAGAGGCCCAGGATGTGGGGGCCATCCATCGTCGGCTTCGGCAGCTGCCACTACCGCTACGCCAGCGGCCGCGAAGGCGACATGCCGCTGCTGTGCTTCTCGCCGCGCAAGACTGCGAGCGTCGTCTACAACATGGCTTCGGCCGAGAAGGCCCTCCTGCAAAAACTGGGCAAGCACGCGCTCAGTGGGAGTTGTCTCCACATTGCTAGGCTTTCCGACGTCGATCCCAAGGTCCTGAAGACGCTGCTCGCCAAGTCGTTGG